From the Lathyrus oleraceus cultivar Zhongwan6 chromosome 4, CAAS_Psat_ZW6_1.0, whole genome shotgun sequence genome, one window contains:
- the LOC127076188 gene encoding uncharacterized protein LOC127076188 isoform X2, whose protein sequence is MRAKLIVFPIRARNWCFTRSIDHSLPPPPSSSASSFKELWNNINNAEKSFNAKAELCTDYVADKMNNGWVTLEKAPDGSLKKKIHGLGLWLLSRVKPSEIFLKSISKEVTGVEIVYPSRGTTVHRKFFYGSVSLIPLSSALSILPLPNVAFFWILYRSYSHWRALQGSEKLFQLVSNSSNSSITFTDKKGTEHSDSQSESLSSDKPHCILSPSEELEKLVHQEDGNDGLSRDTITEICKLYNLNTKDVIKYEKSIF, encoded by the exons ATGAGAGCCAAATTGATCGTCTTCCCCATACGAGCCAGAAACTGGTGTTTCACCAGATCCATTGATCATTCTCTCCCTCCTCCTCCTTCTTCATCCGCTTCCTCCTTCAAAGAATTATGGAACAACATTAACAATGCTGAAAAATCCTTCAATGCCAAAGCTGAACTCTGTACCGATTACGTCGCTGACAAG ATGAATAATGGCTGGGTTACTTTGGAAAAAGCACCTGATGGATCGTTGAAAAAGAAGATTCACGG GTTGGGGTTATGGCTTTTGTCTCGGGTTAAGCCGTCGGAGATTTTTTTGAAATCAATTTCAAAGGAAGTTACTGGCGTTGAAATCGTTTACCCGTCGAG GGGCACAACTGTACACAGGAAATTCTTTTATGGTTCAGTTTCTTTGATTCCATTGTCCTCTGCACTTAGT ATTTTGCCTTTGCCTAATGTCGCGTTCTTCTGGATTTTATACCGATCGTACTCTCATTGGAGAGCCCTTCAG GGAAGTGAGAAACTGTTTCAACTAGTCTCAAATAGCTCCAACTCTTCAATTACTTTCACTGATAAGAAGGGAACCGAGCATAGTGACTCCCAAAGTGAAAGCCTTAGCTCAGATAAACCACATTGT ATATTGAGTCCATCTGAAGAGCTTGAGAAGCTTGTTCATCAAGAAGATGGGAATGATGGCCTTAGTAGAGACACTATCACAGAAATTTGCAAGCTCTACAATTTGAACACCAAAGATGTGATTAAATACGAAAAGTCTATTTTTTGA
- the LOC127076188 gene encoding uncharacterized protein LOC127076188 isoform X1 — MRAKLIVFPIRARNWCFTRSIDHSLPPPPSSSASSFKELWNNINNAEKSFNAKAELCTDYVADKMNNGWVTLEKAPDGSLKKKIHGLGLWLLSRVKPSEIFLKSISKEVTGVEIVYPSSLNAQLVRRRLRHIAMRGTTVHRKFFYGSVSLIPLSSALSILPLPNVAFFWILYRSYSHWRALQGSEKLFQLVSNSSNSSITFTDKKGTEHSDSQSESLSSDKPHCILSPSEELEKLVHQEDGNDGLSRDTITEICKLYNLNTKDVIKYEKSIF, encoded by the exons ATGAGAGCCAAATTGATCGTCTTCCCCATACGAGCCAGAAACTGGTGTTTCACCAGATCCATTGATCATTCTCTCCCTCCTCCTCCTTCTTCATCCGCTTCCTCCTTCAAAGAATTATGGAACAACATTAACAATGCTGAAAAATCCTTCAATGCCAAAGCTGAACTCTGTACCGATTACGTCGCTGACAAG ATGAATAATGGCTGGGTTACTTTGGAAAAAGCACCTGATGGATCGTTGAAAAAGAAGATTCACGG GTTGGGGTTATGGCTTTTGTCTCGGGTTAAGCCGTCGGAGATTTTTTTGAAATCAATTTCAAAGGAAGTTACTGGCGTTGAAATCGTTTACCCGTCGAG TTTAAATGCTCAACTTGTTCGTCGTAGACTAAGGCATATTGCTATGAG GGGCACAACTGTACACAGGAAATTCTTTTATGGTTCAGTTTCTTTGATTCCATTGTCCTCTGCACTTAGT ATTTTGCCTTTGCCTAATGTCGCGTTCTTCTGGATTTTATACCGATCGTACTCTCATTGGAGAGCCCTTCAG GGAAGTGAGAAACTGTTTCAACTAGTCTCAAATAGCTCCAACTCTTCAATTACTTTCACTGATAAGAAGGGAACCGAGCATAGTGACTCCCAAAGTGAAAGCCTTAGCTCAGATAAACCACATTGT ATATTGAGTCCATCTGAAGAGCTTGAGAAGCTTGTTCATCAAGAAGATGGGAATGATGGCCTTAGTAGAGACACTATCACAGAAATTTGCAAGCTCTACAATTTGAACACCAAAGATGTGATTAAATACGAAAAGTCTATTTTTTGA
- the LOC127076189 gene encoding O-fucosyltransferase 36 yields MDSSSDEDEDHHTLIHQNSTKPRTPPSATATSAAAFHVEDLNSRFRRVNCKLQMRYIIAIIVLLFVFLLFSIPNLRQHLSAATFISDSVSDRMKESELRAIYLLRQQQLTLSTAFNRTFQTNASDPNQHPNLVEDLKSALFKQISINNEIQQILLNPHKSGDVVDPEFNFGNFDVGNYDRCRTVDQNLSKRKTIEWNPKEGKFLVAICVSGQMSNHLICLEKHMFFAALLNRVLVIPSSKADYQYDRVIDIDHINKCLGKKVVISFDEFSNVKKDHMHIDKFLCYFALPQPCYLDDEKLKKLSGLGLSMSKPKGVWDDEDTRKPKKKTVQDIISKFSYDDDVMAIGDVFYADVEHEWVMQPGGPIAHQCKTLIEPSRLILLTAQRFVQTFLGRNFVALHFRRHGFLKFCNAKKPSCFYPIPQAADCISRVVERADAPIIYLSTDAAASETGLLQSLVVLNGKPVPLVIRPARNIAEKWDALLYRHNIEGDSQVEAMLDKTICAMSSVFIGAPGSTFTEDILRLRKDWGSASQCDEYLCQGEEPNFVAENE; encoded by the exons ATGGATTCCTCTTCCGACGAGGATGAGGACCACCACACCCTCATCCACCAGAACTCAACAAAACCCCGAACTCCTCCCTCCGCCACCGCCACTTCCGCCGCAGCATTCCACGTTGAAGATCTCAACTCACGGTTCCGGCGAGTCAATTGCAAGCTCCAGATGAGGTACATTATCGCCATTATTGTTCTCCTCTTCGTCTTTCTCCTCTTCTCAATTCCCAATCTCCGACAACACTTGTCCGCCGCCACATTCATCTCCGATTCCGTTTCTGATCGAATGAAGGAATCGGAATTACGTGCCATTTACCTCTTGCGCCAACAACAACTAACTCTCTCAACCGCTTTCAATCGCACATTCCAAACCAACGCTTCGGATCCGAACCAACACCCGAACCTAGTGGAAGATCTGAAATCCGCACTGTTCAAGCAAATTTCTATCAACAACGAGATTCAACAGATTCTGTTGAATCCGCATAAGTCAGGGGACGTGGTTGATCCTGAATTCAATTTCGGAAATTTTGATGTTGGGAATTACGATAGATGTAGAACAGTTGATCAGAATTTATCAAAGAGAAAAACCATTGAATGGAACCCTAAAGAAGGGAAATTTTTGGTTGCTATTTGTGTTTCTGGTCAAATGTCAAACCATTTGATTTGTTTAGAAAAGCACATGTTTTTCGCTGCTCTTCTTAATAGGGTTTTGGTGATTCCAAGTTCTAAAGCTGATTATCAATACGATAGAGTTATTGACATTGATCACATAAACAAATGCTTAGGGAAAAAAGTTGTTATTTCTTTTGATGAGTTTTCTAATGTTAAGAAGGATCACATGCACATTGATAAGTTTCTTTGTTATTTCGCATTGCCTCAACCTTGTTATTTGGATGATGAAAAGTTGAAGAAATTGAGTGGTTTGGGTTTGTCTATGAGTAAACCTAAGGGTGTTTGGGATGATGAGGATACTCGGAAGCCAAAGAAGAAGACTGTTCAAGATATTATATCTAAGTTTTCTTATGATGACGATGTTATGGCGATTGGGGATGTGTTTTATGCTGATGTGGAGCATGAATGGGTTATGCAGCCGGGTGGACCGATTGCTCACCAATGCAAGACTTTGATTGAACCTAGTCGTCTTATTTTGCTTACTGCTCAGCGTTTTGTTCAGACATTCTTGGGAAGGAACTTTGTTGCATTGCATTTTCGGAGACACGGTTTTTTGAAATTCTG TAATGCTAAAAAACCAAGTTGCTTTTACCCCATCCCTCAAGCAGCAGATTGCATATCAAGGGTGGTTGAGAGGGCCGATGCACCCATCATATATCTTTCTACGGATGCAGCTGCAAGTGAAACTGGTCTGCTTCAGTCACTGGTTGTGCTGAATGGCAAGCCTGTTCCACTTGTAATTCGGCCAGCTCGGAATATAGCAGAAAAATGGGATGCTTTATTATACAGGCATAATATTGAGGGAGATTCACAG GTGGAAGCTATGTTGGACAAGACTATTTGTGCTATGTCTAGCGTGTTCATCGGAGCACCTGGTTCTACTTTCACTGAAGACATCTTGCGGCTGAGAAAGGACTGGGGATCAGCATCACAGTGTGATGAGTACCTTTGCCAAGGTGAAGAACCAAATTTTGTTGCGGAAAATGAATGA